The following proteins come from a genomic window of Mytilus edulis unplaced genomic scaffold, xbMytEdul2.2 SCAFFOLD_296, whole genome shotgun sequence:
- the LOC139509190 gene encoding uncharacterized protein, whose product MVKGYNARPHRTLGGFSPVDVTKRNADEVRLSAYLARNPKKREKKVIKKTEIKRRKKSFRYKINDLVRLTFKSHPFQRGYLQKWTEEIFKISRRYFRQNLSLYKVVDLQNDEIEGTFQDSEVQKVRKDGDTIWKIEKVVKRRQKNGVKQVLVRWLGYPKKFDSWVPALDIQK is encoded by the coding sequence ATGGTCAAGGGGTATAACGCAAGGCCGCATCGTACACTTGGTGGTTTCTCACCGGTTGATGTGACTAAACGCAATGCAGATGAAGTTCGTTTAAGTGCGTATCTTGCCCGAAATCCTAAGAAAAGGgaaaagaaagttattaaaaaaacagagatcaaaagaaggaaaaaaagcTTTAGGTATAAAATAAATGATCTTGTCCGACTTACATTCAAAAGTCATCCATTTCAACGTGGCTATCTACAGAAATGGACAGAGGAGATATTCAAGATTTCTCGTCGGTATTTTCGACAAAATCTTAGTCTGTATAAGGTCGTTGACCTTCAAAATGACGAAATAGAAGGGACCTTCCAAGATAGTGAAGTTCAGAAAGTACGGAAGGATGGCGATACCATATGGAAAATAGAAAAGGTTGTTAAAAGACGACAAAAAAATGGCGTTAAACAGGTATTGGTTCGTTGGCTTGGCTACCCTAAAAAGTTCGACTCATGGGTTCCCGCTTTGGACATCCAGAAGTAA